In Brevibacillus marinus, the genomic window TCGCGGCTTTTCACCCGCGTCAGCGAGACGAGACCCACGTTTTGCGAGAAAGCCGTATAGGGAAACGCGTTTAAGACGCCGCCCAGGATGATGGCCACGCCTTCCGCGCGCAGTCCCTTGACAATATCCGCTTCCGCCAGTTCCTGCTCGGTCACTTTGCTGAGCGCAAAGTAGACACCCGTCGACTCGACCATGCTGATCAGACAAACCAGCATCATCGTCAGCACAGCCGCCAGATCGAACTGCGGCGGCCCAAAGTAGAACGGCTGCACGATGCTCACCCATGACGCTTCCGCCACCTGCTCAAAGCTGACCATTCCCATCAGGTAGGCCGCCGCCGTACCGGCGATCAGTCCCAGCAAGACGGAAATCGCCCGGATAAACCCGCTGAACAGCCGGTTGATCAGAAGGATCAGCAAGAGCGTGCCCAGTGCGAGCAGCAGATTGTGCGGCTGACCGAAGTCGGGGCTGCCCTGCCCGCCCGCCGCGTTGTTCATCGCCACCGGAATCAGCGACAATCCGATAATGGTCACCACCGAGCCGGTGACGACGGTCGGGAAAAAGCGCAGCAGCTTGCCGAACAGCGGCGCTGCCAGCAGCACAAAGACGCCGGCGATGATGATCGCTCCGTACGCCGTGGCCAGGTTGGTCGTGGAGGCAATCGCAATGATCGGCCCAACCGCCGTAAAGGTACAGCCCAACACGACCGGCAGGCGAATTCCCAAATAGCGCGTCCCGATCACCTGCAGCAGAGTGGCGATCCCGCAGGTAAACAGGTCGGCTGCGATCAGGTAGGCCATCTGGGCTGGCGACAGCTTCAGCGCTCCCCCGATGATCAGCGGAACAATCACCGCGCCCGCGTACATCGCCAGGACATGCTGCAGCCCTAGTGTAAACTGTTTCTGTTTGCTTAACATGGTCAATTCGTCTCCTCTGCCAACATGTTTTCAGTCTCTTCCGCAAAGCAGATCTCGCCGGGGGACATCGATTCAATCCGGGCCAGCGAATACACAAAAACCCCCGCCTGTTCCAGTTTGCCGCGCCCTTCCTGAAAGCTCTTCTCGATCACCGCACCGACGCCGATCAGGTGGGCGCCCGCCTGTTTGACCAGCTCAACCAGTCCCAGCAGGGCAGCTCCGGTCGCCAAAAAGTCGTCGACGATCAGCACCCGGTCCCGCGCGGTCAAATAACGCTTGGAGACGCTGATCCGGTAAGTCTCTTGCCGGGTAAACGAATAGACAGGGACGCTGTAGAGATCTTCCGGCAAGGTGATCGCCTGCTTTTTCTTGGCGTAAACAAACGGCACGCCCAAGGCATAGGCGGTAGCCAGCGCGAAGTGAATGCCGCTCGCTTCGATCGTCAGCACCTTGGTGACGCGATCCGCTTGAAACTTACGGGCAAACGCTTGTCCGATCTCCATCGTCAGGATCGGGTCCACCTGATGATTGAGAAAAGAATCCACTTTCAGCACCTGACTGGACAAAACGACGCCGTCTTGTCGAATGCGCTCCTGCAATCGTTTCATCGTCTCGACTCCCTTGTGTCATTTTGATCAACCGATCCCGCCGGAATCGGACCATCCCAGGCACAGCGAGCGCTTCCGCTCTCCGGGCCAAGGCAGCGCACTCCCCCGGCCCGCCCCTCCTCCTGCGCGAACCAGCAACAAAGCCCAGAGGGACAAGTTCCACTGATTACCTGCGCAATCGAAGTGAAACCTGTCCTTCTGGGCTTTTCTCCCTGGGGTGTGACACATCCAAAAGCTCTGTGTCTGCGCCGCTCGGTCCAGACCTTTTCGCCGCTTCAGCTAGAGCCGTGCCGTGCTCGTCCGTCACCGTATCGTCCAGTCGGCGTCCGCCAGCCAGCCGTTCCGGCAGCCGGGCGCAAAAGCGGAACCCTAGGCGCTCTTTCACTCGTAGTCAGATGATTTACGGTCATCTGGTAGAAACTTATGGGCCGTATTCCCATGATTATACGAGTCTATGCGGTTGTCTCATCCTCACATTCTAGTACAAGCCGCCAGCGGCCGTCAAGGTACCGCCGCCTGCCGCCGGGCCAGCCGGCTCATCCTTATATCTGTTTTTCCGCAGCGTCAGATGGCCTGCTCTTGCACCTCGCCGTTTGGCAGCACGCGGAAATCGTACACGTTGCCATCGCTCTCTTTCAGATAGTAGGCGGAAATCGCGTCAACCCGGCCGTCGATCGTCCAGCCGACAAACACGATCATCTCCACTTCCCCGTTTCTGATCCCTTCCACATCAACGGTGTCATACTGATCATCGGGGGACTGGTAGCCTTCCTGTGCGCCGATATCATAGCGCCACATCTCACGATTATCCTTCGCGCTTTTCACGCGGGTAAACGCGTCGCCGAGCAGCTGCCGCACTTCCTCCTGCGAAAGGCCTTGTCTGAGATGTTCCTTGATCCACGTGATGTCCGGGTTTTCCGCTGCAGGCGGTTTTGTTACGGGCGCTGTTGCTGCTTGTTCAGCCGCAGGCTGACCGCCGGTCGATCCGCCGGTTTGCCCCGGTTCCGGCTGGCGGGAGGCGCCAGGCTGTGCGGAGCAGGCAGCCAAAGCCGCCATCAGCGCCAATACCAGGACAAGCAAGGCTGTCCGTTTTTTCATGTTCATCACCTTTTTACGACATTTTCCTTCCCTGATGAACAAAAGCTTGCGCCGCTTATATTTGGAACAACAGATTACCATATTCAAACAATTGTTGCAAATCCATTTTTACTGGGCAACCTTTTTTTGGACATGCCGCCCAACCGGGAAGAATAGAAAACGGCGGGAAGGCGGGAAAAACAAAACCTTTTTTCAAGAAAAAGGAAACCAAACCTGTTTTCGCGAATTGTAACACACATGGCGGGCAACGGCTTGGACAATCGCCTGAGAGAAAGGATGATTCGGCTGTGGAGCGAAAAAATCTGCGCCCCGAGGAAATTGTTTTCTCGCTGCGGACGACGATGAACCGGCTGGAGCAGCTGCTTGCGCAGATGCCCGAAGCGGCATTGCGGCTCTCGCTTGCGCCAGGCAAATGGTGCGTCGCGGAGATTGTGGGCCATCTGTACGACACGGAAGAAGTGTGGGGAGGGCGGATCGCAAAAGTCTGCCAGGAAACAAACCCTTTCCTGCCGGGGTATGATCCGGAAGCGTATGTACGGAAGCGGGGGTACAAGCATTACCATCTGTCCGAGATCTTCGACTTGCTGCGCGCCTACCGCCGCCAGCGGGAACAGACGCTGGCGCGGCTGCAGGGAGATGTCTGGGATCGTGTCGGCATCCATGAAGAAGAAGGGGAGATGCCGGTGCAGGTACTGGCGGAAATTCTGGCACTGCACGAGCAGCACCATTTGCAGCAAATCGAACAGATCTGGCAGCGGGCGCTCCTGGAGGAAGGAGACTTGTAGTTTCAGTACGGACGCGAGGAAGGCGAAAAGTCCGGGAGGAAGGCAAAGCCCGGGAAGAAGGCGAAAAGTCCGCCTGCGCTCACACGCGGCGGACTTTCCGCTCACGGGTACGTTTCCTTGACCGTCAAGTCAGAGCGCGCCGCCGTCAGCTTCGCAGCGAGGATGTGGTGGAGCAGAGCGGCGAGCAGCAGGAAGCCTCCCATGCCCCAGGCAATCGCGGTGACGGAAAGCGCATTTCCGATGAGCGCCATCAGCAAGAAGCCGCCCAGGTAGAACAGCCGCGACAGCGCAAGCGAAGAGGCAAAAACCCGTCCCTGCACTTCCGGTTTGGCGCAGGTCATGATGTTGGTCGAGCTCAGTACGTCAATCGGACTGTACCAAAGATTGGCGATCACCACCAGCAGCAAAAAAAACGAGAAATCGCCCTGCTGATAGGAAATGGTGTGAAAAAGACCGAGCAGCAAGAGCGAAAGTGTCGCCCACCTGCGGTAGTGCTCCGGCGTGAACGTTCGCTTTTTGAAATAGGCGGCAAGCGTCAGCCCGCCGAGTATCTGCCCCATTCCCGTCGCCGTGTGGCCGAGGCCCAGGCCGAAGTTCCCCTGGTTGACCACCTGCAGAATGTACAGGCTGAAGATCACATAGACCACGCTGAGCGCCGCTTCCCGGGCCATCAAGATCCAGATCGCACACTGAATGCTGCGCGATTTCTTGATTTCCCGCATGCCTTCGCGGACCTGCTCCAGGTAGGAAACATGCGGCTTCGCGGGAGTCGGCTGCCGGCGAGGGTTGATCAGCACAAGGCAGACTGCGGAGAGCAAAAACGTAGCAGCGTCGATGAGGTAGATCGTCTGCGCTGACCAGATATCCGCAAGCAGACCGCCCAAACCGGTGGCAATGAGCATCGCCGCGCTGAAGCTGGTGGCGAGGATGCTGTTGGCGCGCGACAGGTGGTGCGGCTTGATGATCTCCGGAATCAGCGCCGACCTTGCCGGAAGATAGAGGCCGGAAAACGCGCCGTTGATCGCCAGCAGCAGGTAGAGCAAGGCAGGGGACTCAAGCGGAATCAGCAGGACAAAACCACACCCCACCAGTACGCGGGCCAAATCGGCAACGACCATCAACGTGCGACGAGAAAAGCGGTCAATCAGCGGCCCGAGGAAAGAAGAAACCACAACCGCGGGAAAGAGCGAAGAGATAAACAACAAGCTGAGATTGGCTGCGCTCCCCGTCCAGGCGTAGATCAGTCCAATCGTCGTAACGGTCCGGAACCAGTCGCCAAACGCAGACAGATTCTGTCCGGCAAGCAGCAGCAAAAAGTTGCGGTCGCCAACCAGCGCAACGTTCGGTTTTGTCGCGGACGGCACGGCTAAACCTCCACGCGCACCGGTTCATACCAGTTCAGCTCTGCCTGCATCGCTTGGACCACCCGGTGGTAGTAGGGGCGCTCGGCTTCCGGAATCAAATCGACCAGCAGCGCCTGGTACCAGGGCCTCGCCTCTCTGCGCAGCACGTAAGTATCGCCGCGCTCCTCCACGATCCCGCGCTCCACCATCTCGGAAAGCTTGGCGAGCAGCGCGTCCTCGATCGGCACACGCTGCAGATACGATTTGGCGATCTCCATCGTCTTGGGGAAAAACACCAGCTTTCTTTCATACGCATGGTACGAACGGGCGCGGGCGACGGCCAGCTCCCCGGCCTCCAGCCTTTGCATGTACGTTTTCGTATCACCCGCGTTGCTCCAGATGATCCCTTGCAGATAGGTGAACGCTCCCGTTCCCAGACCAATACACTGATCTTCATACCCGCCGTAAATGATTTCGCCGTAGCGGAACCGCTTCTGTGCGTGCCCCGGAGCCATGAAAGTGTACACGTATTTTTGCGTCCAACCGTTTTCCTCCAGATAATCGTACACCGCTTGATTGTACGTGATCTTTTCCAGCGGACTGGGCGGCTTCGCCAACGCCCCGCTGGTAATCTTGCCCAACCACCCCTTGGCACAAGCGATATACTCCAGCGGATAGGTATCGATGCTGGTGGTGCCGAGCGCCGTCACCTGCTTCAGATCCTGCATCAGCGCTTCCCGCGATTGCCCCGGCAGATGGTAGAGCAGGTCGAGATTGTAGGCCCGGAAATAGCGGCTCATCAGCTCCACCGTGTGAAAGATTTCGTCGTAGCTGGCGGTCAGATTAAACATCTGGCGGTAGTGCTGATTCATCGTCTGCACGCCAAAACTGCCCCGGTTGGCCCCGCCCTCCGCCATCGCGGCAACCCGTTCTTCGTCGGCAGACTTGGCCTCGCATTCAAACGTCCACTCGTAGTCCGGGGCCAACGTGAAGTTTTGCTTGATGGCCGCGCACAGCTTGCGAATCAGCTGCGGCGGCAAAACAGAGGGACTGCCGCCCCCGACGAACACCGCGTCGAAGGTGAGCGACTGCACGAGCGGAGAAGAGGCGATGAGTTCCATTTCGCGAATCAGCATGTCCACATACTGCCCGATGACCGGTTCGTACTTGGTCGACTTGATAAACGGACAGAACGAGCATATCGTATCGCAAAAGGGAATATGCAAATAGAGGGCGTTCTTCCCTGGCTTGCGTTCGCTGGCTGCAGCAAAGAGGACATCTTTCACGCGCTCCTCGGCTCCTTCGTAACTCCCCTCGCCAAAGAATGGATAGAGAAAGTTCCACAGCAGCGGCTGCGTCGGGTAATACTCGCTCATCCGCTCGATGTTCAACAACAATCACCCACTCCTTTTTGTCGGTTTGACGGGAGATGAGGGCTGCGGACAGCCCCCATCAGCAATGGATGAAACGGCTT contains:
- a CDS encoding nucleobase:cation symporter-2 family protein, with translation MLSKQKQFTLGLQHVLAMYAGAVIVPLIIGGALKLSPAQMAYLIAADLFTCGIATLLQVIGTRYLGIRLPVVLGCTFTAVGPIIAIASTTNLATAYGAIIIAGVFVLLAAPLFGKLLRFFPTVVTGSVVTIIGLSLIPVAMNNAAGGQGSPDFGQPHNLLLALGTLLLILLINRLFSGFIRAISVLLGLIAGTAAAYLMGMVSFEQVAEASWVSIVQPFYFGPPQFDLAAVLTMMLVCLISMVESTGVYFALSKVTEQELAEADIVKGLRAEGVAIILGGVLNAFPYTAFSQNVGLVSLTRVKSRDVMIAAGLILVVLGMLPKLAALTTVIPNAVLGGAMIAMFGMVVASGINILSSVDLKQNENLLIAACSIAVGLGSAAVPQMFDLLPTTLKMLLQNGIVTGSLTAVALNLLLMHSKQKQDRQLVVQAHKL
- a CDS encoding xanthine phosphoribosyltransferase, encoding MKRLQERIRQDGVVLSSQVLKVDSFLNHQVDPILTMEIGQAFARKFQADRVTKVLTIEASGIHFALATAYALGVPFVYAKKKQAITLPEDLYSVPVYSFTRQETYRISVSKRYLTARDRVLIVDDFLATGAALLGLVELVKQAGAHLIGVGAVIEKSFQEGRGKLEQAGVFVYSLARIESMSPGEICFAEETENMLAEETN
- a CDS encoding DinB family protein — encoded protein: MERKNLRPEEIVFSLRTTMNRLEQLLAQMPEAALRLSLAPGKWCVAEIVGHLYDTEEVWGGRIAKVCQETNPFLPGYDPEAYVRKRGYKHYHLSEIFDLLRAYRRQREQTLARLQGDVWDRVGIHEEEGEMPVQVLAEILALHEQHHLQQIEQIWQRALLEEGDL
- a CDS encoding MFS transporter, whose product is MPSATKPNVALVGDRNFLLLLAGQNLSAFGDWFRTVTTIGLIYAWTGSAANLSLLFISSLFPAVVVSSFLGPLIDRFSRRTLMVVADLARVLVGCGFVLLIPLESPALLYLLLAINGAFSGLYLPARSALIPEIIKPHHLSRANSILATSFSAAMLIATGLGGLLADIWSAQTIYLIDAATFLLSAVCLVLINPRRQPTPAKPHVSYLEQVREGMREIKKSRSIQCAIWILMAREAALSVVYVIFSLYILQVVNQGNFGLGLGHTATGMGQILGGLTLAAYFKKRTFTPEHYRRWATLSLLLLGLFHTISYQQGDFSFFLLLVVIANLWYSPIDVLSSTNIMTCAKPEVQGRVFASSLALSRLFYLGGFLLMALIGNALSVTAIAWGMGGFLLLAALLHHILAAKLTAARSDLTVKETYP
- a CDS encoding coproporphyrinogen-III oxidase family protein codes for the protein MLLNIERMSEYYPTQPLLWNFLYPFFGEGSYEGAEERVKDVLFAAASERKPGKNALYLHIPFCDTICSFCPFIKSTKYEPVIGQYVDMLIREMELIASSPLVQSLTFDAVFVGGGSPSVLPPQLIRKLCAAIKQNFTLAPDYEWTFECEAKSADEERVAAMAEGGANRGSFGVQTMNQHYRQMFNLTASYDEIFHTVELMSRYFRAYNLDLLYHLPGQSREALMQDLKQVTALGTTSIDTYPLEYIACAKGWLGKITSGALAKPPSPLEKITYNQAVYDYLEENGWTQKYVYTFMAPGHAQKRFRYGEIIYGGYEDQCIGLGTGAFTYLQGIIWSNAGDTKTYMQRLEAGELAVARARSYHAYERKLVFFPKTMEIAKSYLQRVPIEDALLAKLSEMVERGIVEERGDTYVLRREARPWYQALLVDLIPEAERPYYHRVVQAMQAELNWYEPVRVEV